The following are encoded together in the Candidatus Dormiibacterota bacterium genome:
- a CDS encoding NAD-dependent deacylase: MDELCERLRAATSVLVLTGSGISAESGLPTFRGTGGLWRTHRVEELASPQGFARDPRLVWTWYNERNAVHRQAQPNAGHYALAALEQRISDFTLATQNVDSLHMRAGSHRLLELHGSLRTARCTGCEQRRPLDSLGLPLDAIEHACGGRFRPDIVWFGEPLPSAVWGSAVEAAARAEVIVVVGTSAVVYPAAALATHYAGDAFVAEINPEPTAISERVDCLLRGTAAEVLPRIVESLLRR; the protein is encoded by the coding sequence GTGGACGAACTCTGCGAGCGCTTGCGGGCGGCGACATCGGTCCTGGTCCTGACGGGGTCGGGCATCTCGGCGGAGAGCGGGCTGCCGACGTTCCGCGGGACCGGAGGTTTGTGGCGGACCCACCGCGTCGAGGAACTCGCCTCCCCGCAAGGGTTTGCGCGCGATCCGCGATTGGTATGGACGTGGTACAACGAGCGCAACGCCGTCCACCGCCAAGCCCAACCGAACGCCGGACACTATGCCCTGGCGGCGCTCGAACAGCGGATATCGGATTTCACGCTGGCCACTCAAAATGTCGATTCTTTACACATGCGAGCGGGGTCGCACCGTCTTTTGGAACTGCACGGCAGCTTGCGCACGGCTCGTTGTACCGGGTGCGAGCAGCGTCGTCCCTTGGATTCGCTCGGGTTGCCCCTGGACGCTATCGAGCACGCGTGCGGAGGGCGCTTCCGGCCCGACATCGTGTGGTTCGGCGAGCCCCTGCCTTCTGCAGTTTGGGGCAGCGCGGTTGAAGCAGCCGCTCGCGCGGAAGTGATTGTGGTCGTCGGCACCAGCGCCGTCGTGTATCCTGCCGCCGCGCTCGCGACGCATTACGCCGGCGATGCGTTTGTGGCTGAGATCAATCCCGAGCCGACCGCGATCAGCGAGCGTGTCGATTGTCTGTTGCGCGGCACCGCTGCCGAGGTATTGCCGCGTATCGTTGAAAGCTTGCTACGGCGGTAA
- a CDS encoding adenylate/guanylate cyclase domain-containing protein: protein MDALLAVAIVVALGAAGYATVFFRRYVNERREHGRAVALFSRYVPPQVVEELLARKDPRLFEAREYYATVLCTRIRNFALICERLSPEETLRYLNEFYTIVGQAVQRHRGMIESLRGDTVTAVFGVLLEEQFQEERALRAALDIMRVMRAMESRWQAQGRRTIAVGIGVNSGKIVAGDTGFQQRREFAIVGNPAHVASRLEEASEELNASIIASAATYDAVRDLFIGVPTSSMPLRGLRSLQSAYIIRGLTRRASDDHLLTLPSQRAFNKTVVRSYEDSAGDAVEPDAYLTPDELAQETAREERATVPASTFDERVNSLGATGFRFSAFDDDAPALPEPPPLLGTYEDDQGPPVQLPP from the coding sequence ATGGACGCACTTCTAGCAGTAGCGATCGTGGTAGCGCTCGGGGCGGCCGGCTATGCCACGGTCTTTTTTCGACGTTATGTGAACGAACGGCGCGAGCACGGTCGCGCGGTCGCATTGTTCTCCCGTTACGTGCCCCCGCAAGTGGTCGAGGAATTGCTGGCCCGTAAAGATCCGCGCCTGTTCGAAGCGCGCGAGTACTACGCCACGGTTCTGTGCACGCGTATCCGCAATTTCGCGCTGATCTGCGAGCGGCTCTCCCCGGAAGAGACGCTGCGGTATCTCAACGAGTTTTATACCATCGTCGGGCAAGCCGTCCAACGCCATCGCGGCATGATCGAGAGCCTGCGCGGCGATACCGTGACCGCCGTCTTCGGGGTGCTGCTCGAAGAGCAATTTCAGGAGGAGCGAGCGCTGCGCGCCGCGCTCGACATCATGCGCGTCATGCGCGCGATGGAGTCGCGTTGGCAGGCCCAGGGACGTCGGACGATCGCGGTCGGCATCGGCGTGAACTCCGGAAAAATCGTGGCGGGCGACACCGGCTTCCAACAGCGCCGCGAGTTTGCGATCGTCGGCAATCCGGCGCACGTGGCCTCCCGGCTCGAGGAAGCCTCCGAGGAGCTCAACGCCTCGATCATCGCTTCGGCGGCAACCTACGACGCCGTGCGCGATCTCTTTATCGGCGTACCGACGTCGTCGATGCCGCTGCGCGGCCTGCGCAGTTTGCAGAGCGCGTACATCATCCGCGGGCTCACCCGCCGCGCGAGCGACGACCATCTCCTCACGCTCCCCTCGCAACGAGCGTTCAACAAGACGGTGGTACGTTCGTATGAAGACTCCGCCGGCGACGCCGTAGAACCCGATGCCTATCTCACGCCGGACGAACTCGCGCAAGAAACCGCGCGTGAGGAACGCGCGACGGTACCCGCGTCCACCTTCGACGAGCGCGTCAACTCGCTCGGAGCGACCGGCTTTCGCTTCTCCGCCTTCGATGACGATGCACCGGCGCTACCGGAACCACCACCGCTATTAGGAACCTACGAAGACGACCAAGGCCCGCCCGTTCAATTACCGCCGTAG